Genomic segment of Candidatus Jordarchaeales archaeon:
TGGCTACGAATGAGGGCTTAGCCCCTTCACCGTATATCATCCTGTACCTCTGCGCCACGCGTCTCGCTAGGTCTGTTAGTACACGCGAGTCGGACATGTAGCCTGCGCCAACGATCCCCATGTGCTCATCCAACATCAAGACCTTCTCGTAGTCGTCGAGCAGCTTCTCGTGCTTCCTTTTGACCCCCGCTAGGACCACGCCGTCCGCAGCCCTTATCCCGACGGCTGGAGCCCCCCTCCTCACAGCGCTCTTAGAATACTCCACCTGGAATATCCTCCCGTCGGGGGAAAACATTGCAATCGTCTTATCGTACTCGGAGATCTCAAGATACTCCACTTTACATCCCCCATTTCAGCCTCATCTAAGCCGGCGGCCTTTAAAAAGATGCCTCTACTACGACCACATCAATACTAGTGTAACACTAAAATATTTTTTACGTGGGGTTCTCTGCTTCAATTAGTTTTCCCGTTTCCTGGGTGGTTTCTTGAGGTTGCTCGAGGAACACCTTTGCCCCCTCTGCAGGGAAAGAGAGGCCAGCTACTATTGTGAGTCATGTTTCCTAATGTTCTGTTCCTCTTGTTCGAAGAAGAAGCTCGTCCAGTACGCTGTCTGCGAGAGGTGCGGTGAAGTCCACTTGTTAGATGGAAGGTCCAGCCGTGCAGATTCCTGCTTCATCTGTGGACACGACCGAATGAGGCTGGGGGTCAGAAAGCTGTCAGTCTGCCCCCGCTGCCTCTCCGAGAGCGTGTCCGACTTAAACAAGAAGAAAGAGGAGCACGCGGCTAAGCTAAGAGAGGTCGCCCGCGCCCTCCTTTCCGCCTCGTCCGCAATGCTCAACGTGGTGAACTCCACCTCCAAGGCCAAGTCCCGATTGCTAGCCCTCAGGAGAAGCGGCTTCCTCCACGACCCAAACCTGGAAGGCGAAGTCCTCGGGCTATACGAATCCATCTCAGCGCTCAAGCTCAAGGCCGTCTCGAAGGCTGAAGCGATAACCGGTAGCCTTGTCTCCAGGGTCGCCTCCCTGCTCAAAGAGTGGTCCCCTCTGAGAATCAGGGAGATAGAGGCCTGCTTTGGGCAGCTGGAAGGAGCCCTAAAAGAGTACAAGCGGCTCGTCGAAGAAGAGTGCAAGGCTCTTGAGGAAAGGCTGAAGCAGCTATCCACCTCCCTAGACCACTTGGAGTTCCACAGGAGGCTCTTCGACGAGTTCAAGTGGCTCCTCGACATCGGGGAAAAAGAGAAGCCCGTCTGCGCCATCCCCCGGGTCAAGTACACTGGAAGCTCGTACCTGTCGTCGAACAAAGGGGAAGGCATACTCTTCCTAACGACGGAAAGGCTCATCTTCCTTAAGAAAGATGGGCTCCTGAGGAAGAGCTACAAGAAGCACTTCTCAATTTTCATAGACGAAGTTGAGGAGGTTAAGGTAAGACGGAGGCTGCGCCGCTCGTTCACCGTGAAAACGCCGAAGGGAACGGTGTCCTTTAAAGCCCCACCCTACATCTTGGAAAACGTTGAAGCCTACTTCGCGCTCGCCAAAAACTTCGACGAAAACTCCCAGTTAAACCGCTCGCTGACGCTCAGGCTCGAAGGCATCGCGGTTGGGCTGAGCGACTTCAGGAAGGCGGTAGCCTCCCTCATGGAGGCGGCGCTCAAAGCCGACGAAGAGGGCAAAAGGAGCCAGGACGCCAGTGCACAACCCTCCCAGCCGCCGCCTCCACCACAGCGCAGGCCCAGCCCTCCTCCCCCGCCACCCGCAGTGGACCAGGTCTCCCTCCTGGAGCTCGAGAAGAAGAGGTTCGCCGTTGAGCAGAACCTTAGGAGGCTTAAAGAGCTTTGGGAGAGGGGGGAGATACCCCTAGAGGACTACTTAAAGTTCTCTAGGAGGCTCGAAGGCGACCTATACGAGCTCAACGTGAAAATTGAGAGCCTTAAAGGTGCAGGCCGCGGCCAGCAACCTCAGTGGTCCTAAACGCTCCGGAGAAGGGAGCCGCTAGGGCCCCCGGGAGAAAAACCGCTTACACACTAGGCGCTATAAGCAGCCCCGAAAACAACAGTGCGGCTTGGAGTTTGCGTCCTTCGGCGTTACTCCTTCTCCTCAGCCTTCTTTTCCTTCTTTACCCCTTCGAGCTCCTTCTTGGCTTCTTCGAGCTCCTCCAATAGCTGCTGTTTCTCTATGATGGGCGGTTCGGATGGAACCTCCGGCTCCGCCACCCCTTCCATCGCTATCTCTGCCTCCAGCTTGTTGAGCTCAGCGGTCACGTCGACGTCCTCTATCCCGAAGCCTATGGGGGACGAGAGTAGCTCGCCGCTCCTGTCTATCTCCCTCATCATCTGCTCGTGCTGAACTGTCATCTCCATTATGTCGTCCGAGCTTGCAAGCTTCATGGCGCTCTCCATGAGCCGGCCAGCTGCCTCCACGCTCTCCTTAACCTGCACTATGTCGTGGGCCTGCNNNNNNNNNNNNNNNNNNNNNNNNNNNNNNNNNNNNNNNNNNNNNNNNNNNNNNNNNNNNNNNNNNNNNNNNNNNNNNNNNNNNNNNNNNNNNNNNNNCTCATCATCTGCTCGTGCTGAACTGTCATCTCCATTATGTCGTCCGAGCTTGCAAGCTTCATGGCGCTCTCCATGAGCCGGCCAGCTGCCTCCACGCTCTCCTTAACCTGCACTATGTCGTGGGCCTGTTCTATGGCGAAGAGGCGCGCCTCAAGGTTCTCTATGAAGCCCGCATACCTGTTAAGGGCCCCAAGGTAGAAGTAGTACCTTTTCAGGGCGAGCTCCGCGCCCTTCCTGTTCCCTGCCTTGAGGTAAGCTTTAGCGGTCTCCCTAGCCTTCAACGCCTGCTGCTCATACCTTTTCGACTTAACTATCAGACTGTTAATCGTGGCCCTAATCTCACTAATCACTTGGTCCTTTGTTTTCGCCCTCTTGCCAAACAACTTTTCTCTGAAGCTCATCTAAACGCCTCCCATCAAAACTAAACTTCGCCTCCCCCAGTTATTAAACCTCTCCCTCAAGGCATCCTACTGAGCATCTGCTCGAGCTCCCTGATCTTCCTAAGCGCCTTCCTCATAAGGAAAGTGTACTCCTCCTCGCTCATCCTCCCGAGCGAATAGTACTCGTGCAGGCTCTGAAGGTACTTCCGAATCCGCTGTATCTTGGCGGCAACCTCCTCGCGCGAAGGAACCTCCTCGTCCCCCCCTCTACCAACACCGCCCTCAACCTCCTCAGCCTCTCTCTTCGCCGGCGGCGCCTCAGCCGCGGTTTCAATTGGAGCCACCGGCGGAGCTACAACCCTCCTCCTCTCCCTCCTCGGTGGGGGCACCCACTCCCCCTTCACCTCTTTCAGCTCCTTCTCCAAGGCACCTTTAAGCCTAGCCGCCTCCTCCCTACTGGGAGCGGTGACCTCAACGGCGACCAGCGTAGCGTCAACACTCAAACCCACTGCTGCAGCCAGCCTCGCCGCACCTCTCCCCGCCAGGACCACTACCTCCTCCCCGGGTTGCTCGGAGACCTCCCATCCTTGGGACGCCAACACCTCCTTCAGCTTCCCGACGACGAGCGACGGGTTAACTTTAACAGCCAACTGGAACCCCGACGACTCGGCCTTCTGCGACGGGTAGAGGTGTTCGTGAAACCTGTACTTAACCAGCCTGGAAAGGTAGTCGAGCGCCAAATCCTGCGGCACGTCGAGAACCCTGACGCCCACTGTTGGCTCAATCGTGGCTTCAGGCGGCCTAGCAGCCTCGCCCCCCTCCACGCCCCTAAATATATCCACCGCCTTTGTTTCGCTTACTTCAGACGGCTTAGCAGCTCCCTCAGCAGCCTCACCTCCTACCCCTTCAGCCGCTGTGCTGGGTGTGGCCTCCCTTCCGGCGTGTTTGCTCACACGCGGCCTAACCTTCACCACGAAGGCTCTCCCGGTCTCCGCCGACACGTCTGAGACCACTGCTACCCCGGTCGGAAGTCTGCGTATTAAGTCCTCAGCCAATTTTGGAACCACGTTAGGCGACCTCCTCCTGAAAGCCTCCACGTCCGCCTCGAAGACCAGTCTGTGTGCGATCACCACGTCTACTTGGGACAACACGCGGTCGTCTGTGGCTGAGGGCTGCTGTGTGGCGAGGACGAGGGCACACCCAGGCTTCCTCCCGAGAGTGGCGTACTCCACTAGAGGCTTTGAGGCAGCGGTCTCCCCCTTGGCTGGGATTAGCGTGTGCGCCTCGTCCACCATGAGCCACGTGACAGGTATACCCCCCGCCCCCTTACGCCCCGCCTCCTCAGCCCTCGCTTCCCTTTTCCTCCTCTCCAGTATCTTCCTCGCCAGCAGTCCTACCACGAGCCCCCGCAGCTCCCCGGTCAGCGTGCTGACATCTACCACCGACACGGTGTTCGGCTTAACTATTTCCTCCAAGGGTGTGCCTTCCTTCGAGAAAATCCCCCACCCCTTTGCCGCCAGCAGTCTCGAAACCACCGCCCTCCTCGTGTCCGGCTTAAACCCCCTCTCACGCGACAGTATCTCCTTTGACGTCTCAATGCACTCGATTAAGTCGTCGACGGAGTACTCGTCACCCTTACCCTCAACCTTCACCTCTCTCCCTTCTATGAAGGCGGCATACCCCTCCCTAACCTGTACCAGTGCCTTCTCGATCAGAAGTCCGGGTGGGCTGAACCTTTCAACACCGAAAGCGTAACACCAGTCGTCAACCGTCAAGTCCGACGGCTTCACGGAGAACGGCACATCCCTAGTTGTCTCCGGCAGCTCTCCATAAACCCCCAACGGGACGAAGACCCTGACATTGCTAAACCCCTTAGGCTCCAGCCCCCACTCCCTAACCCTCCTCAGCTCATCCGCCTCGCTGCTCGGCTGCTTCACGCTCCAGAACACACCAATCGGGTCAACTATGACGACCGCCACCCCAAGACCTGAACGCGCAATCTCCTCGGCTAGGACGCCCAGCGTGTAGGACTTCCCCGACCCCCGCTGGCCGCATATGAAGACAACGTGCGGCTTAAGCACGTCGAGAAGCACAGGGCGCCCCGCCAGCTCCCCCCTCTCCCATAC
This window contains:
- a CDS encoding Snf7 family protein, producing MSFREKLFGKRAKTKDQVISEIRATINSLIVKSKRYEQQALKARETAKAYLKAGNRKGAELALKRYYFYLGALNRYAGFIENLEARLFAIEQAHDIVQVKESVEAAGRLMESAMKLASSDDIMEMTVQHEQMM
- a CDS encoding ATP-binding protein — encoded protein: MLERGRPVCELLHTILGKVDVLSLSGGEGTCALAAVYQLTGRREFLERAVAEADKLAGMILEGGSAGGRLNAAARALRLAPGGRTEEALGRLADYAFRTTYVDVALLQVLLEVYWATGRGELLSKMREAVDRLSGVERARGVLALYGATGERRFFDEAAGVLGEDAALACWEVCNFDPNFYPEGVRDREKVFESLSLDNAEDVWRALSALLGELRARRRDAPGDVFDVGAPLEVMLDEVGEGVVLGRTREEREVSRGLAYIGRVWERGELAGRPVLLDVLKPHVVFICGQRGSGKSYTLGVLAEEIARSGLGVAVVIVDPIGVFWSVKQPSSEADELRRVREWGLEPKGFSNVRVFVPLGVYGELPETTRDVPFSVKPSDLTVDDWCYAFGVERFSPPGLLIEKALVQVREGYAAFIEGREVKVEGKGDEYSVDDLIECIETSKEILSRERGFKPDTRRAVVSRLLAAKGWGIFSKEGTPLEEIVKPNTVSVVDVSTLTGELRGLVVGLLARKILERRKREARAEEAGRKGAGGIPVTWLMVDEAHTLIPAKGETAASKPLVEYATLGRKPGCALVLATQQPSATDDRVLSQVDVVIAHRLVFEADVEAFRRRSPNVVPKLAEDLIRRLPTGVAVVSDVSAETGRAFVVKVRPRVSKHAGREATPSTAAEGVGGEAAEGAAKPSEVSETKAVDIFRGVEGGEAARPPEATIEPTVGVRVLDVPQDLALDYLSRLVKYRFHEHLYPSQKAESSGFQLAVKVNPSLVVGKLKEVLASQGWEVSEQPGEEVVVLAGRGAARLAAAVGLSVDATLVAVEVTAPSREEAARLKGALEKELKEVKGEWVPPPRRERRRVVAPPVAPIETAAEAPPAKREAEEVEGGVGRGGDEEVPSREEVAAKIQRIRKYLQSLHEYYSLGRMSEEEYTFLMRKALRKIRELEQMLSRMP